One genomic segment of Thermotoga sp. includes these proteins:
- the uvrB gene encoding excinuclease ABC subunit UvrB, with amino-acid sequence MFKLVSEFKPTGDQPQAIEKLVEGLNRGMRFQTLLGVTGSGKTFTMANVIAHVNRPTLVISPNKTLAAQLYQEFKTFFPENRVEFFISYYDYYQPEAYIPTKDLYIEKNADINDVIVRMRMSTLKSVRTRRDVIVVASVSCIYATGDPADFDKMNVKLSVGDRLDMFELAEYLAKIGYQRTEDVSLSGCFRIRGDTLEIYPTYQDEGIRIEFFGDEIDSISLIDRFNRTTLERLDKIIIYPAVEFVTTDEKLRRAIESIKEELNERLAELKRQGKLLEYERLKQRTLNDIELLETMGYCPGIENYSRHFDRRRPGEPPYTLLDYFDDDFLVFIDESHITVPQLRAMYNGDRSRKKNLVEYGFRLPSAYDNRPLTFEEFLKKVKQVVFVSATPGDFELSVSEQVIEQIIRPTGLVDPEVEVRPTRGQVDDLVNEIVKVKQRGERALVTVLTKRTAELLSEHLTELGIKSLYLHSELDAIERVEVLKKLRRGDVDVVVGVNLLREGLDLPEVSLVAIMDADVEGFLRSETTLIQIIGRTARNVNGKVIMYADRITNAMKRAIEETNRRRRIQLEYNKKHGIIPKTIVKPLEMEIFEQFMVKEEPIEYGDTLKNIFAMKEGLSPEEYMALLEEEMYRAASELRYEDAAALRDELFRVKEALRKKKKGR; translated from the coding sequence GTGTTCAAGCTGGTGAGTGAATTCAAACCCACCGGGGATCAACCCCAGGCGATAGAGAAATTGGTAGAGGGTTTGAACAGGGGAATGCGTTTCCAGACGCTCCTTGGGGTCACAGGGAGTGGAAAGACCTTCACTATGGCCAACGTGATAGCACATGTGAACAGACCAACACTTGTGATCTCTCCAAACAAAACTCTCGCTGCACAGCTGTATCAGGAATTCAAGACCTTCTTTCCTGAAAACAGAGTGGAGTTTTTCATCAGTTACTACGACTACTACCAACCGGAGGCGTACATACCTACCAAAGATCTTTACATAGAGAAGAACGCGGATATAAACGATGTGATCGTGAGAATGCGAATGTCTACACTAAAATCGGTCAGAACCAGAAGAGATGTAATTGTGGTTGCAAGTGTGTCGTGTATCTACGCCACCGGTGATCCTGCAGACTTCGACAAAATGAACGTGAAACTTTCTGTTGGTGATAGATTGGATATGTTCGAACTGGCGGAATACCTTGCGAAGATAGGATACCAAAGAACTGAAGATGTCTCACTGTCTGGGTGTTTCAGAATAAGAGGTGACACGCTGGAGATCTATCCCACTTATCAAGATGAAGGTATCCGTATTGAATTTTTCGGAGATGAGATAGACTCGATTTCCTTGATAGACCGATTCAATCGAACAACTTTGGAAAGACTCGACAAGATCATCATTTATCCTGCCGTGGAGTTCGTAACAACCGACGAGAAACTGAGAAGAGCCATCGAATCGATAAAGGAAGAGCTCAACGAGAGACTGGCTGAGCTCAAAAGACAGGGAAAGCTCCTGGAGTACGAGAGGTTAAAGCAAAGAACCTTGAACGATATAGAACTTCTCGAGACTATGGGGTACTGTCCAGGTATAGAGAACTACTCCAGACATTTCGATAGGAGGAGGCCGGGAGAACCGCCCTACACGCTTTTGGACTACTTCGACGACGATTTTCTTGTGTTCATCGATGAGTCTCACATCACGGTACCTCAGCTCAGAGCGATGTACAACGGTGATCGATCCAGGAAAAAAAACCTGGTGGAATACGGTTTTCGCCTTCCTTCTGCCTACGACAACAGACCCCTCACCTTCGAAGAATTCCTGAAGAAGGTGAAACAGGTTGTCTTTGTCTCGGCCACACCTGGTGACTTCGAACTTTCGGTTTCTGAACAGGTGATCGAACAGATCATAAGACCAACCGGCCTTGTTGACCCAGAGGTGGAGGTGCGTCCAACCAGAGGACAGGTGGACGATCTGGTGAACGAGATAGTGAAGGTCAAACAGAGGGGGGAAAGGGCCCTTGTGACCGTCCTCACCAAAAGAACCGCAGAGCTTCTGAGCGAGCATCTCACAGAACTCGGCATAAAGTCTCTGTATCTTCACTCGGAGCTGGACGCGATAGAAAGGGTTGAGGTGTTGAAAAAACTGAGACGCGGAGATGTAGATGTGGTAGTGGGTGTGAACCTGTTGAGGGAAGGACTAGATCTCCCGGAAGTCTCTCTTGTTGCCATCATGGATGCCGATGTGGAAGGTTTTCTGCGCTCCGAGACAACACTTATCCAGATAATAGGAAGAACTGCACGGAACGTAAACGGCAAAGTGATCATGTACGCCGATAGAATAACAAATGCCATGAAGAGAGCAATTGAAGAGACAAACAGGAGAAGGAGGATACAGCTTGAATACAACAAAAAACACGGTATTATTCCAAAAACGATCGTGAAACCTCTTGAGATGGAAATCTTCGAACAGTTTATGGTAAAAGAAGAACCCATCGAGTACGGTGATACGCTCAAAAACATCTTTGCCATGAAGGAAGGCCTTTCTCCAGAAGAGTATATGGCCTTACTGGAGGAGGAGATGTACCGGGCTGCAAGCGAACTGAGGTACGAAGATGCAGCGGCCCTGCGCGATGAGCTCTTCAGGGTGAAGGAGGCATTGAGAAAGAAGAAAAAGGGGCGCTGA
- a CDS encoding transketolase, protein MERFPYEKLPESELKELKELGRLCRGDILKMTYIANSGHPGGSMSSIDLYLTVFKYAKLKPVDDPARDRIVISHGHTSPGVYAAMARLGFVDLDEVLMSFRHPSSVFEGHVTRGVGIVDWTTGNLGQGLSAGLGFALASRFTGKDYHVFVLMSDAEQAKGQVAEARRVAKKYGVTNLTVIIDYNDAQISGRARDIMPVNIKENYLADGWKVIEIDGHDYEQIYLALKEAVEDESNPVAIIAKTVMGKGVSFMENEVKYHGKPLKRDELEKALAELGIENDVDVYIEKRKKLPVKKHEKTYKTYPVKIDTGDPITYTDPLDNRGAFGRAILDLVKKNMKKPDATPIVAVDCDLKGSVKLDLLDKEFPERVLEVGVQEHNAAAMAGALSAEGVITFFADFGVFGISETYNQHRLNAINGTNLKVIVTHCGLNVGEDGKTHHGLDYISGPMNWYGFKVIVPGDPNQTDRAVRYAAKEYGNFAITMGRSKLPIVLDENGRPFFGEGYIFEYGKIDIVREGSDAVIVTYGSTLHLAVEVADDLKKEGIKVAVLNVSCPVDLDIETLKMIDGKPVLVVEDHNVFTGLGSYLGTVLLENGILPKKYVRVGVPEFAVSGDYKLLYKLYGLDKEGITSKLKEIL, encoded by the coding sequence ATGGAAAGATTCCCTTACGAGAAGCTTCCAGAAAGTGAACTCAAGGAACTGAAGGAACTCGGACGACTCTGCCGTGGAGACATTCTGAAGATGACCTACATCGCCAACTCCGGACATCCTGGAGGTTCCATGTCCTCCATCGATCTGTATCTCACCGTTTTCAAATATGCAAAATTGAAACCCGTTGACGATCCTGCAAGGGATAGAATCGTAATCAGTCACGGTCATACCTCTCCGGGTGTCTACGCTGCAATGGCACGTTTGGGGTTCGTCGATCTCGATGAGGTTCTCATGAGCTTCAGGCATCCCTCCTCTGTATTTGAAGGACACGTAACCAGGGGTGTTGGGATAGTAGATTGGACCACAGGAAACCTCGGTCAGGGTCTTTCAGCCGGTCTTGGCTTTGCTCTCGCGTCCAGGTTCACAGGAAAAGATTACCACGTCTTCGTTTTGATGAGTGATGCTGAACAGGCGAAGGGGCAGGTGGCAGAAGCAAGGAGGGTGGCAAAAAAGTATGGTGTTACGAATCTCACGGTGATCATCGACTACAATGATGCGCAGATCAGCGGGCGAGCCAGAGACATTATGCCGGTGAACATAAAGGAAAACTACCTCGCCGATGGATGGAAGGTGATAGAGATAGACGGTCACGATTACGAACAAATATACCTCGCTTTGAAGGAAGCGGTTGAGGACGAATCGAACCCGGTCGCCATTATCGCAAAGACGGTCATGGGTAAAGGTGTTTCCTTCATGGAAAACGAGGTCAAGTACCATGGAAAACCGTTGAAGAGAGACGAACTTGAAAAGGCCCTCGCAGAGCTCGGTATAGAAAACGACGTGGACGTCTACATAGAAAAGAGGAAGAAGCTTCCAGTGAAAAAACACGAAAAGACCTACAAGACCTACCCTGTGAAGATCGACACCGGAGATCCCATCACCTACACCGATCCTCTTGACAACAGAGGCGCTTTTGGTAGAGCCATCCTCGATCTGGTGAAAAAGAACATGAAAAAACCGGATGCCACTCCTATCGTTGCTGTAGACTGCGATCTCAAGGGTTCCGTGAAACTGGATCTCCTCGACAAGGAGTTCCCAGAAAGAGTTCTGGAAGTGGGGGTTCAAGAACACAACGCTGCTGCCATGGCGGGAGCGCTCTCTGCGGAAGGCGTGATTACATTCTTTGCTGACTTTGGTGTTTTTGGGATCTCCGAAACCTACAACCAGCACAGACTGAACGCCATCAACGGAACAAATCTGAAGGTCATCGTCACACACTGTGGTCTCAACGTGGGTGAGGATGGAAAGACTCACCACGGGCTCGACTACATCTCCGGCCCTATGAACTGGTACGGTTTCAAGGTTATCGTGCCTGGGGATCCGAACCAGACAGACAGAGCAGTAAGATACGCTGCAAAAGAATATGGAAACTTCGCGATCACCATGGGAAGGTCAAAACTTCCCATTGTACTCGATGAAAACGGCAGGCCTTTCTTTGGAGAAGGCTACATCTTTGAGTACGGAAAGATTGACATTGTGAGAGAAGGAAGCGACGCTGTGATTGTAACATACGGATCCACTCTCCACCTAGCAGTAGAGGTTGCTGACGATCTCAAGAAAGAAGGCATCAAAGTTGCCGTGTTGAACGTATCCTGTCCAGTGGATCTCGACATAGAAACTCTGAAAATGATCGATGGGAAACCCGTTCTTGTAGTAGAAGATCACAACGTCTTCACCGGGCTCGGCAGCTATCTAGGAACTGTCCTCTTGGAAAACGGCATCCTACCGAAGAAATACGTGAGAGTTGGTGTTCCAGAATTTGCTGTGTCAGGAGACTACAAGCTTCTCTACAAACTCTACGGCCTGGACAAAGAGGGTATCACCTCTAAACTCAAGGAAATACTCTGA
- the efp gene encoding elongation factor P: protein MIEVGDLKKGMFIIYDGEIYRVLEASKHFMGRGSGLVRTKLKNVKTGLVREVNFQSGEKVPEAELSFRKAQYLYRDGDHYYFMTLDDYEQHALREEEIGDVRYYLIENMEVDLVFHEGVPIGIELPTTVELTVVETEPSFKGDTVSGGGKPAVLETGLKITVPYFIEAGDKIKVDTRTGEYVGRA, encoded by the coding sequence ATGATCGAGGTGGGTGATTTGAAAAAAGGCATGTTCATCATCTACGATGGTGAGATATACAGGGTGCTCGAGGCGAGCAAGCACTTCATGGGAAGAGGAAGCGGACTCGTTAGAACGAAGCTCAAGAACGTGAAAACAGGTCTCGTGAGGGAAGTTAACTTTCAGAGTGGCGAAAAGGTTCCCGAGGCAGAGCTTTCCTTCAGAAAGGCTCAGTACCTCTACAGAGACGGAGATCACTACTACTTCATGACGTTGGATGACTACGAGCAACATGCTCTCAGAGAAGAAGAAATCGGAGACGTCAGGTACTATTTGATCGAAAACATGGAAGTGGATCTTGTCTTCCACGAGGGTGTTCCTATAGGTATCGAACTTCCCACCACCGTTGAATTGACTGTCGTGGAGACGGAACCTTCCTTCAAAGGGGACACTGTCTCTGGTGGCGGAAAACCGGCCGTGCTTGAGACAGGACTCAAGATCACAGTTCCTTACTTCATAGAAGCTGGTGATAAAATAAAGGTTGATACAAGAACAGGTGAGTACGTGGGTAGAGCATAA
- a CDS encoding Asp23/Gls24 family envelope stress response protein, which produces MAEEYKNIEISDGVIKEIAIRSIEEFLGDVGSKVIKKIRKSLDVTRNPDDSLVIEFKIDVPYGEPIPEYVSKLTEKIKHDIEMMTSMRVESINVAVENVFEREEEIEEEPEEGSEEKNE; this is translated from the coding sequence ATGGCAGAGGAATACAAGAACATCGAAATATCCGACGGAGTGATAAAAGAGATCGCCATAAGGAGCATCGAAGAGTTCCTGGGAGATGTGGGGTCGAAAGTGATAAAGAAGATCAGAAAGAGCCTGGATGTCACCAGAAATCCGGATGATAGCCTCGTCATTGAGTTCAAAATCGATGTCCCTTACGGTGAACCCATTCCTGAATACGTCTCCAAGCTCACGGAAAAGATAAAGCACGACATTGAAATGATGACCTCCATGCGGGTAGAATCTATAAATGTCGCGGTTGAGAATGTTTTTGAGAGGGAAGAGGAAATAGAGGAAGAACCCGAGGAGGGATCTGAGGAGAAAAACGAGTAA
- the nusB gene encoding transcription antitermination factor NusB, with product MKTPRRRMRLAVFKALFQHEFRKDENLEHILEEILDNSYDEKAKRDARRYIRNIKEHLQAIDDLISKYLERWTIDRLSAVDRNILRLGTYELLYEKGIPIEVTIDEAIEIAKRYGTENSGKFVNGILDRIAKEHAPKEKFEL from the coding sequence ATGAAAACACCGAGGCGAAGAATGAGGCTTGCCGTCTTCAAAGCCCTTTTTCAGCATGAATTCAGAAAGGACGAAAACCTTGAGCATATTCTTGAAGAGATACTGGACAACAGCTACGATGAAAAGGCAAAAAGAGACGCAAGGCGTTATATTCGAAACATAAAGGAACATCTCCAGGCGATAGACGATCTCATCTCCAAGTACCTTGAGCGCTGGACGATAGATCGTCTCTCTGCCGTTGACAGAAACATTCTGAGGCTCGGCACTTATGAACTCCTCTACGAAAAAGGCATTCCCATAGAGGTAACGATCGACGAAGCCATTGAAATAGCCAAAAGGTACGGTACTGAAAACAGTGGAAAGTTCGTGAACGGAATATTGGACAGAATAGCAAAAGAACACGCTCCAAAGGAAAAATTCGAGCTGTGA
- a CDS encoding formate--tetrahydrofolate ligase produces MIPIKKIAESLGIDENHLFPYGRYIAKVDHKLLKKLENKESGKLILVTAITPTPAGEGKTTTSIGLSMALNRLGKKSIVTLREPSLGPTLGLKGGATGGGKARVLPSDEINLHFTGDMHAVASAHNLLAAVLDSHIKHGNELGIDLTRVFWKRTMDMNDRSLRKIVVGLGGSANGIPREDGFIITAASEVMAILSLSKDLKDLKERLGRIVVALDSERKLVTASDLGVHGAMTVLLKDAINPNLVQTAEGTPAFVHGGPFANIAHGTNSILATKLALKLSDYVVTEAGFGADLGAEKFINFVSRVGDFYPSAAVLVATVRALKYHGGSDISVVHEEDIEALKRGFENLKVHIENLKKFGLSVVVALNRFDTDTEREIFFVMNECEKLGVKAAISEVFAKGSEGGINLAKVVTEVAGDSPPNFLYEWKDSIEKKVEILAKEIYRAKDVEYTDEARKALKFIKKNGFDQLPVIVAKTPRSLSHNPKLRGAPKDYTFVVRDAYVSAGAGFVVVLAGDINLMPGLPKKPNALSMDVDENGNIVGVF; encoded by the coding sequence TTGATTCCGATAAAAAAGATCGCGGAAAGTTTGGGAATAGACGAAAACCATCTGTTTCCGTATGGTCGATATATCGCAAAGGTCGACCACAAGCTTCTGAAGAAACTTGAAAACAAAGAGTCTGGAAAATTGATCCTTGTGACGGCGATCACACCAACACCAGCAGGCGAAGGAAAAACCACCACCAGCATAGGACTCTCTATGGCTCTGAACAGGCTTGGAAAGAAATCCATTGTTACCCTTCGTGAACCCTCGCTCGGTCCCACCCTTGGCCTGAAGGGAGGGGCAACCGGGGGTGGAAAAGCAAGAGTGCTCCCTTCCGATGAAATAAACCTGCACTTCACTGGAGACATGCACGCCGTGGCAAGCGCTCACAACCTGCTGGCTGCCGTTTTGGATTCCCATATAAAACATGGAAACGAACTTGGAATAGATCTAACAAGAGTCTTCTGGAAGCGAACGATGGACATGAATGATCGCTCTCTCAGAAAGATCGTGGTTGGACTTGGTGGATCGGCAAACGGTATACCAAGAGAGGATGGTTTCATCATAACCGCCGCCTCGGAAGTAATGGCGATACTGAGTCTGTCGAAAGATTTGAAGGATTTGAAAGAACGACTCGGAAGGATCGTTGTTGCGCTCGATTCAGAGAGGAAATTAGTGACCGCTTCCGATCTCGGTGTCCACGGTGCAATGACCGTTCTGCTGAAAGATGCGATCAACCCGAATCTCGTGCAGACAGCAGAAGGGACTCCCGCTTTCGTTCATGGAGGACCTTTTGCCAACATCGCCCACGGAACGAACTCCATTCTCGCGACAAAGCTTGCCTTAAAGCTCAGCGATTATGTGGTGACAGAGGCGGGTTTCGGTGCGGACCTTGGAGCAGAGAAGTTCATCAATTTTGTCTCCCGTGTCGGGGATTTCTATCCAAGTGCTGCGGTCCTTGTGGCAACGGTTCGGGCCTTGAAGTACCACGGTGGCTCCGATATCAGCGTTGTCCACGAAGAAGACATAGAAGCATTGAAACGAGGGTTCGAAAATCTGAAGGTCCACATAGAGAACCTGAAAAAATTTGGTCTTTCTGTTGTGGTCGCCCTGAACAGATTCGACACCGACACGGAAAGAGAGATCTTTTTTGTGATGAACGAGTGCGAAAAACTGGGAGTTAAAGCGGCGATCAGCGAAGTTTTCGCAAAGGGAAGCGAAGGAGGAATAAATCTTGCAAAGGTGGTGACTGAAGTCGCTGGAGATTCACCTCCCAATTTTCTTTATGAATGGAAGGATTCGATCGAGAAGAAAGTGGAGATCCTTGCAAAGGAGATCTACAGAGCAAAAGATGTCGAATACACGGACGAAGCACGAAAGGCTTTGAAGTTCATTAAAAAGAACGGTTTTGATCAACTACCTGTGATTGTGGCCAAAACTCCAAGATCTCTCTCCCACAATCCAAAACTCAGGGGAGCCCCTAAGGATTACACCTTCGTTGTTCGAGATGCCTACGTTTCGGCAGGAGCGGGTTTTGTCGTCGTCTTGGCAGGGGACATAAATCTCATGCCGGGTCTTCCAAAAAAACCGAACGCCTTGAGCATGGACGTGGATGAAAATGGTAACATTGTAGGAGTTTTTTAA
- a CDS encoding bifunctional 5,10-methylenetetrahydrofolate dehydrogenase/5,10-methenyltetrahydrofolate cyclohydrolase translates to MWIDCKSIAKAIEEDVKRRITSLSFAPKLVSVVGTGDPSTASYLRSQERKAEKLGIEFEIIEASSGEFLPTLKKLAKDESVSGVFVARPLPQELDEKEVLSAVPVEKDVEGVNPTNLGLLIYGEETFPPCTAEAVVKVLENVTELSGKRVVVVGRSITVGKPLAIMLLKKGRDATVTVCHSRTQNLEEITKISDIVIVAVGKANFLKKDMVKKGTIVIDVGINYVDGKWYGDVDPAVEEIAHVTPVPGGVGQITTALLFEHVVRAAERQKR, encoded by the coding sequence GTGTGGATAGACTGCAAATCCATAGCAAAGGCCATCGAGGAAGACGTCAAAAGAAGGATAACCTCACTTTCTTTCGCCCCAAAACTCGTTAGCGTGGTGGGAACAGGCGATCCTTCTACCGCGTCTTATCTCAGATCCCAAGAAAGGAAGGCGGAAAAACTGGGAATAGAGTTCGAAATAATCGAAGCATCCTCTGGAGAGTTTCTTCCTACCCTGAAAAAACTTGCCAAGGATGAAAGTGTAAGTGGCGTTTTCGTTGCAAGGCCTCTACCGCAGGAACTGGATGAGAAAGAAGTGCTCTCTGCCGTGCCCGTTGAGAAGGACGTCGAGGGTGTCAATCCCACAAATCTCGGTCTTTTGATCTACGGAGAGGAGACCTTCCCACCGTGCACAGCGGAGGCCGTTGTGAAAGTACTGGAAAATGTTACTGAGCTTTCAGGAAAAAGAGTGGTGGTCGTTGGAAGAAGCATCACTGTAGGAAAGCCTCTTGCGATAATGCTTCTGAAGAAGGGAAGAGACGCCACCGTTACCGTTTGCCACTCCAGGACCCAAAATCTTGAGGAAATCACAAAAATCAGCGATATCGTCATCGTTGCTGTCGGAAAGGCCAATTTCCTGAAAAAAGATATGGTGAAAAAGGGAACAATTGTGATAGACGTTGGAATCAACTACGTGGATGGAAAATGGTATGGAGACGTAGATCCCGCTGTTGAAGAGATAGCGCATGTCACCCCTGTTCCCGGCGGCGTAGGGCAGATCACAACCGCTCTCCTGTTCGAACATGTGGTGAGAGCGGCGGAGCGCCAGAAAAGATGA
- the xseA gene encoding exodeoxyribonuclease VII large subunit has protein sequence MREIVYSVTEISEYIKRLLEEDPYLTNVSVYGEITNVRPRKGHIFFSLVDENAKLDCVLFGGDNMGIRLHEGKMAIVEGSVGVYTPHGTYRFICSNIRYLNHAGTYQIRFEATLKKLLEEGLLYRPKKPLPRFPKRIGVITSRSSAAFQDVIRTAKERKSPVEIYLFHTSVQGDSAKKELIEALRKANEYDLDLVLIVRGGGSREDLWVFNEEEVVREILKMKPPVVTGIGHEIDRVIADFVADVSMHTPTGAAEYVFPDLREVHEELESLYGRMKNAILEKIAREEEKLDRLFHCLRATAKRKSEINKLTTIRVKELAGKLKNLMLNSMRRKQERVEHLFRVLESLKPTRFLDKGFVVVKKEGKIVKEAASLNSGDTVLLVFRDGEKRARVI, from the coding sequence ATGAGAGAGATCGTCTACTCTGTTACAGAGATAAGTGAGTACATAAAGAGATTGCTCGAAGAAGATCCTTATCTCACCAACGTGAGTGTATACGGTGAAATCACCAACGTGCGCCCTAGAAAGGGCCACATTTTTTTCTCGCTGGTTGATGAAAACGCAAAACTGGATTGTGTCCTGTTCGGCGGAGACAACATGGGAATCCGCCTTCATGAGGGAAAGATGGCGATTGTTGAGGGCAGTGTTGGTGTTTACACACCACACGGAACGTACAGGTTCATCTGTTCAAACATAAGGTATCTCAACCACGCCGGTACTTACCAGATAAGGTTCGAGGCAACCTTGAAAAAGCTTCTCGAAGAGGGTCTTCTGTATCGTCCTAAGAAACCCCTTCCCAGATTTCCAAAGAGAATCGGTGTCATCACTTCCAGAAGCTCTGCGGCGTTTCAGGATGTGATAAGAACGGCAAAGGAACGAAAGTCTCCCGTTGAGATATACCTGTTTCACACCTCTGTTCAGGGTGATTCTGCGAAAAAGGAACTGATAGAAGCTCTCCGAAAAGCAAACGAGTACGATCTGGATCTCGTTCTGATAGTCAGAGGGGGTGGATCCAGAGAGGATCTCTGGGTGTTCAACGAAGAAGAAGTAGTGCGGGAAATCTTGAAGATGAAGCCGCCTGTTGTGACGGGAATAGGGCACGAGATAGACCGTGTCATAGCGGATTTCGTGGCGGATGTATCCATGCACACACCAACGGGAGCAGCCGAATACGTTTTCCCAGACCTCAGAGAAGTTCACGAAGAATTAGAAAGTCTCTACGGAAGAATGAAAAACGCCATACTGGAGAAAATAGCGCGTGAGGAAGAAAAACTCGACAGACTCTTTCACTGCCTCCGAGCGACGGCGAAAAGAAAGTCTGAGATAAACAAATTGACAACCATCAGGGTCAAAGAACTGGCCGGAAAACTCAAAAATCTGATGTTGAACTCCATGAGAAGAAAACAGGAAAGGGTGGAGCATCTTTTCAGAGTCCTTGAAAGTCTAAAACCAACCAGATTTCTGGACAAAGGCTTTGTTGTAGTGAAAAAGGAAGGCAAAATTGTAAAGGAGGCGGCTTCTTTAAACTCTGGAGACACCGTGCTTCTCGTTTTCAGAGATGGTGAAAAGAGAGCGAGGGTGATCTAG
- a CDS encoding exodeoxyribonuclease VII small subunit, with translation MDFEEMMKELEKIVNRLESEDISLEESIKLFEKGVELYKKCREILQKEQLKIIDVLQELEGDEDDSR, from the coding sequence GTGGATTTCGAAGAGATGATGAAAGAGCTAGAGAAGATCGTCAACAGGCTTGAAAGTGAAGACATCTCTCTTGAAGAGTCCATAAAACTCTTCGAGAAAGGCGTGGAACTTTACAAAAAATGCAGAGAGATCCTTCAGAAAGAACAGCTGAAAATTATCGACGTTTTGCAAGAATTGGAAGGTGATGAAGATGATTCTAGATGA